AAAATTGGCATTTTCAACGGTTTGAGCCTCTGTGAGGGAAAGTTGTTCGATTTTCGCGATCGCGACCTGCGTATCTCGAATCACCCCACTGACCCGTTCGAGCAACCCAAACGCGCGATCTGAATTGATGCGAATGCCGTAGGTGGGGAACTTTTTCAGCACATTTAAGGGCGTGAGTCCCTCCGGATCTGCCGCAGCGAGAATTAATGCCGAACGAATTGCGTAAAACCCCGATTGTCCCGCACGGGTTTGGATGAGTTTACCCACTTCTCGCAGAATCGTTTCCCCTTGAGGAGAGTACAAAAACTGAGCCACAGCAACGGGCGTTAACTTAGCCGGGGTTGTCAGGAGTTCGCGAAACTGCTCTCGTTGCTCCTCAGTGAGGCGATTGATGTAAACTGCCAAATCCGGCCCAATGGTTCCGTCTGTGGCGTAAGCTTCGAGGGATTCCACTGCTAAGGAGAATTCCAAGGGACCGATATAGAGTAAAATCTTCTCCGCGCTCAACGCCTTGGGTGCCAAGAGCGTCGGAACCATCAGAACGCAACTGAGATTGAGCAGGGCAAGGGAAATCCGTTTCGACACATTCCATTTTTGCTGATTCATTTAGTTAAATGCGCGCGATCGCGAACCATGAACAAAGGAAGCCTATCGAAAAATCCGCTAGTACTCCATCTATACCATACGGGTTAGGTGGTGGTGTAAGCGGGCGAGCGGCAGCGAACAATCTACATTTGGGGCGACCTAAAGAATCTCACTGCATACCGCGATCGCGGTTGTGACGGAGAGTATGTCAAAATGATTAGTCTACGGTCAACCTTACCAACGGGGTCATGAAGGACTTAACGGGACAAGACTTTCTCAGAATTACCGACCTCAGTTCCGAACAAATTCAGGGACTACTCAATCTCGCAGCTCAACTTAAAAGTGGCGCGCGATCGTTCGCCTGCAATAAAATTCTCGGACTGCTCTTTTACAAAGCCTCCACTCGCACTCGCGTCAGCTTTACCGTCGCGATGTATCAATTGGGCGGTCAGGTCATCGACCTCAACCCCAATGTTACCCAAGTGGGTCGCGGCGAACCTATTTCCGATACAGCCAGAGTCCTCGATCGTTACCTCGATATTTTAGCGGTTCGCACCTTTAAACAGGAAGACCTGGAAACTTTCGCACAATATGCCAAAATCCCCCTAATTAATGCCCTCAGCGACCTCGAACACCCCTGTCAAATTTTGGCAGACCTCCTCACCATTCAAGAATGTTTGGGTTCCCTCTCTGGCATAACCCTGACCTATCTTGGCGACGGGAATAATGTCGCTCACTCGCTGCTGTTAGGTGCTGCGTTAATGGGGATGAACGTGCGTTTTGCCACCCCTTCAACCTATCAACCCGATCCCCAAATTGTCGAAGACGGGAAACAACTCGCCGCCAAAAGCGGGTCGGAAATTGTGCTTACTGACGATCCAATCGCTGCCGTTCGAGGGGCGCAGGTTCTTTATACGGATGTTTGGGCGAGCATGGGACAGGAGGATTTAGCCGAAGAACGCATCCCACTCTTCCAACCCTATCAGATTAATGACAAACTCCTTCAGGAGGCTGACCCCGATGCCATCATCCTGCACTGTTTGCCCGCACACCGAGGTGAAGAAATTACCGATGCTGCGATTGAAGGTTCCCAATCGCGAGTGTGGGAGCAAGCCGAAAACCGAATGCACGCCCAAAAAGCGTTACTTGCCAGTTTACTAGGATTAGCTTGAGGAGGAAAAAATGAGCGAACAACCTGGCGTTCAATTTCTTACAGCAGAAGAATCTGCTAAGGTCGATATCGCGCTGCTGTCTTCCCCAGAGAAGTTTTTGACGCGCCTCACTATTTCTTCTTTCCGGCTGTTGAAAATTATCGCTCAAGCATACGAAGTTCCAATTGAGGCGCTAACGCCCCAACAAATTGTCGATTGGTTTGAGAAGGATAGCAAGATTCGTCGAGAGCAAGGGATTGAAGCAGCCGTTTTGAAATGGTAGGGAGGCAGGGGGCTGGGTTTTTCAGCCCCAATCGCTTCAGAATGTTAGGGAAGACAGATTTTGTTTGAAAAAATACCTGTTGTCCGAATTCGCTCAATCGTCAATTAAGCCGCTAAAGTTGGATAATCAATGTAACCTTCGCGATCGTGGGTATAGAAGG
Above is a genomic segment from Lusitaniella coriacea LEGE 07157 containing:
- the argF gene encoding ornithine carbamoyltransferase, which translates into the protein MKDLTGQDFLRITDLSSEQIQGLLNLAAQLKSGARSFACNKILGLLFYKASTRTRVSFTVAMYQLGGQVIDLNPNVTQVGRGEPISDTARVLDRYLDILAVRTFKQEDLETFAQYAKIPLINALSDLEHPCQILADLLTIQECLGSLSGITLTYLGDGNNVAHSLLLGAALMGMNVRFATPSTYQPDPQIVEDGKQLAAKSGSEIVLTDDPIAAVRGAQVLYTDVWASMGQEDLAEERIPLFQPYQINDKLLQEADPDAIILHCLPAHRGEEITDAAIEGSQSRVWEQAENRMHAQKALLASLLGLA